In Streptomyces sclerotialus, one genomic interval encodes:
- the gyrB gene encoding DNA topoisomerase (ATP-hydrolyzing) subunit B: protein MADSGDLNENITASTEEGVSSAGASGGSSEEKSYDASAITVLEGLDAVRKRPGMYIGSTGERGLHHLVYEVVDNSVDEALAGHADTIDVTILSDGGVRVVDNGRGIPVGIIPSEGKPAVEVVLTVLHAGGKFGGGGYAVSGGLHGVGVSVVNALSQRVSVEVKTDGYRWTQDYKQGVPTAPLARNEATDETGTSVTFWADGEIFETTEYSFETLSRRFQEMAFLNKGLTIQLTDEREAHVDEDGKALSVKYHYEGGIVDFVKYLNSRKGETVHPTVIDVEAEDKERMLSVEIAMQWNTQYTEGVYSFANTIHTHEGGTHEEGFRAALTGLINRYARDRKLLREKDDNLTGEDIREGLTAIISVKLGEPQFEGQTKTKLGNTEAKTFVQKVVHEHLTDWLDRNPNEAADIIRKGIQAATARVAARKARDLTRRKGLLETASLPGKLSDCQSNDPTKCEIFIVEGDSAGGSAKSGRNPEYQAILPIRGKILNVEKARVDKILQNQEVQALISAFGTGVHEDFDIEKLRYHKIILMADADVDGQHINTLLLTFLFRFMRPLVEAGHVYLSRPPLYKIKWGRDDFEYAYSDRERDALIEMGKRAGKRIKDDSVQRFKGLGEMNAEELRVTTMDTDHRVLGQVSLDDAARADDLFSVLMGEDVEARRSFIQRNAKDVRFLDI, encoded by the coding sequence GTTTCTTCTGCCGGCGCCAGTGGCGGCTCCTCGGAAGAGAAGTCGTACGACGCCAGTGCGATCACTGTCCTTGAGGGCTTGGACGCGGTTCGCAAGCGACCGGGTATGTACATCGGCTCCACCGGCGAGCGCGGTCTGCACCACCTCGTGTACGAGGTCGTCGACAACTCCGTCGACGAGGCGCTGGCGGGCCACGCGGACACCATCGACGTGACGATCCTGTCCGACGGCGGGGTGCGCGTGGTGGACAACGGCCGCGGCATCCCCGTGGGCATCATCCCGTCGGAAGGGAAGCCGGCCGTCGAGGTCGTGCTCACCGTGCTGCACGCGGGCGGCAAGTTCGGCGGCGGCGGCTACGCGGTCTCCGGTGGTCTGCACGGCGTGGGCGTCTCCGTGGTGAACGCCCTGTCGCAGCGGGTCTCCGTCGAGGTCAAGACCGACGGCTACCGCTGGACGCAGGACTACAAGCAGGGCGTGCCGACCGCCCCGCTGGCGCGCAACGAGGCCACCGACGAGACCGGGACGTCCGTGACGTTCTGGGCCGACGGCGAGATCTTCGAAACGACCGAGTACAGCTTCGAGACGCTGTCCCGGCGCTTCCAGGAGATGGCCTTCCTCAACAAGGGCCTCACCATCCAGCTCACCGACGAGCGCGAGGCGCACGTCGACGAGGACGGCAAGGCGCTCTCCGTCAAGTACCACTACGAAGGCGGCATCGTCGACTTCGTGAAGTACCTGAACTCCCGCAAGGGCGAGACGGTCCACCCCACGGTCATCGACGTCGAGGCCGAGGACAAGGAGCGGATGCTCTCGGTGGAGATCGCGATGCAGTGGAACACCCAGTACACCGAGGGTGTCTACAGCTTCGCGAACACCATCCACACCCATGAGGGCGGTACGCACGAAGAGGGCTTCCGCGCCGCGCTGACCGGTCTGATCAACCGGTACGCGCGCGACCGCAAGCTGCTGCGCGAGAAGGACGACAACCTCACCGGTGAGGACATCCGCGAGGGCCTGACGGCGATCATCTCCGTCAAGCTCGGCGAGCCCCAGTTCGAGGGCCAGACCAAGACCAAGCTGGGCAACACCGAGGCGAAGACCTTCGTGCAGAAGGTCGTGCACGAGCACCTCACCGACTGGCTGGACCGGAACCCCAACGAGGCCGCGGACATCATCCGCAAGGGCATCCAGGCCGCCACGGCCCGGGTCGCAGCCCGCAAGGCGCGCGACCTGACCCGCCGCAAGGGCCTGCTGGAGACGGCCTCGCTGCCGGGCAAGCTGAGCGACTGCCAGTCCAACGACCCGACCAAGTGCGAGATCTTCATCGTCGAGGGTGACTCCGCGGGCGGCTCGGCCAAGTCCGGTCGCAACCCCGAGTACCAGGCGATCCTCCCGATCCGCGGCAAGATCCTGAACGTCGAGAAGGCCAGGGTCGACAAGATCCTGCAGAACCAGGAAGTCCAGGCGCTGATCTCGGCCTTCGGCACCGGGGTGCACGAGGACTTCGACATCGAGAAGCTCCGCTATCACAAGATCATCCTGATGGCGGACGCCGACGTCGACGGCCAGCACATCAACACCCTGCTGCTCACCTTCCTGTTCCGCTTCATGCGGCCACTGGTGGAGGCCGGGCACGTCTACCTCTCCCGCCCGCCGCTGTACAAGATCAAGTGGGGCCGGGACGACTTCGAGTACGCCTACTCCGACCGCGAGCGCGACGCCCTGATCGAGATGGGCAAGCGGGCCGGCAAGCGCATCAAGGACGACTCGGTCCAGCGCTTCAAGGGTCTGGGTGAGATGAACGCCGAAGAGCTGCGCGTGACGACCATGGACACCGACCACCGGGTGCTCGGCCAGGTGTCGCTGGACGACGCGGCCCGTGCTGACGACCTGTTCTCCGTGCTGATGGGTGAGGACGTCGAAGCACGTCGCTCGTTCATCCAGCGCAACGCCAAGGACGTCCGCTTCCTCGACATCTGA